One Bacteroidota bacterium genomic window, ATTCAACTGTATCCAAGAGCAACCAGCTGAGCTTGGAATGTTCCATTTTTCCTGACCTTAAATACCCATCTGTCTCCTATTAATCAATTATCCTTGGGTATGTCATAAACTTGTTGTGCTTTCCTGCATAGCGAACTCGTGGCTTTTTTATGGGCTATCAAGAAGCACTTCTACCGGGTTAGAAGTACTGTGCAATTCGATTTGCTGTGATTGCAAGCACTGTACCAAGCCGAATGCAACGGTGTTTTTAGTCAATTTTAAGCCCAAAAATCGAGCAAAATCCAGGATCTCAGATAAAGACCCACGCCGGGTACCAGCGCGGGAGATGCTGTACGTAGCGCTTGAAAATAGAACCATGCCATTTTCAGCCGTGGTTAGACCAAAGATTTAAAATTGCGCTTTTGGTGTATGGCAGATATCCCGTACATTGCAAATTCGTGTAACGAGCAGTCTGAAGCTTGCCGAGAGAGACCCTGTATTGATATGCTGACCTTTTTGCTGAACATCTTTTACGTCCTCTTTTTTTTAGTGACGTCTACTTTTTTTATCACGGTCGCTTTGGTGATCAAGCTGTTTACTTTTTTGTTTGATAAGCGGCTGGTGTGGGTACATCGGTGGGCCAGTGTTTGGGCTTCTTTCTATCTCTGGTTACTGCCAGGTTGGAAAGTAGAAGCTGCCGGCCGTGACAAAATTGACCCGTCAGCCACGTACGTGGTGGTTTCTAACCATCAGTCGATGGTTGATATCATGCTTGGCTACCGCCTTTTTTTCCATTTCAAATGGGTGGCCAAGGCCGAATTACTGAAGGTGCCCTTCATTGGCTGGAATATGATGCTCAATCGCTATGTGTTTGTGAAGCGTGGTGACCGCAAAAGTATTCTCGACATGATGAAGGAGGCTGAAACGCATTTACGCAGTGGCAGCAGTGTCTACATTTTTCCTGAAGGAACCCGCTCGGAAACAGGTGAGGTGGGCAAGTTCAAGTCGGGGGCCTTCACGTTGGCGAAGCGCGTGGGATTGCCGGTGTTACCGATTGCCCTCTCCGGGAGTGCTTCTACGTTACCGAAGGGCCAGTACTGGTTGGAAGGTCGCCATAACATGAAAGTAGAGGCATTAGATCCAATACCTGCATCTGAGGTTGCTGCATTGTCGACCAAAGAGCTCGCGGACCGCGCGCGTAATGCAATTCTGGAAGCGATGGTGCCGGTAGTAAAGGGGTAGCTACTGAAGGGGAAGGGGCTATTGCGACATGCGGTTGAGCATGCGCTCGGCCAACTGACGATTGCGGTTGTCTTGCGTTGTACGCGCAGGTAGCGTTTGAGCTGCTTTCAGGTGGGTCATTGCTTCTTCGGGTTGACCAACAGCAATGAGAGACAAGGCGAGCTCGAAGCGCGCAATGTGAAGTGTCGGGTCAAGTTCTACAGCCCGCGAGATATACTCCACCGCATTTTCTTTTGTGCCTTTCGGAATTGAACCAAAGATCGCTTGGGCAAAGGTGCGCTCCATCCAGGTTGAACTGGCTACCTCGCGCTTGAATACACCATAAGCAACAAGTAATTCTGCGTGAGTGGAGTCGATTCGGAGTCCATCCAGGCAGTGTTGTTCAATCTCTCGGGCAAAAGCAATCTTTTTTCGTCCGCCCTGGAATAAAGCGAGGTTGCCTTTGGTTAGGGCGAGGTAAAAGTGGGTTCTTACCTGCTGCCCATTGTCAATAAGGAGTAAATCTGCATACTGTACCGCTTCGATGAATAGGCGTTCAGCATCTCCGTTTTGCTGTTCGGCATGCAGGTCGCGGCCCAGGTCGGTCGCGGTGCGTGCAAGCCGGGAGAGCACATCAAAAGAGGTAGAATCAATTGCAAAAGCCTGGCGATAGCTGGCAATGGCAAGCTTGTTGTCAAGCCGGCGATAAAAAACATCACCTTCTGCCAGCAGTGCGTTGACCTTTAGCGAATCCACACTGTGGTGCTCCGCCTGGGCCGGCACACTCATGAATAGTGCAAGGCTTGCAAAAATAACTAATAATATGCGATGCAAATAGCTGTGCATAAGCACGATATGCAGTGGTTGGGATACGCTTGCAGGAACAGATACCAATTTACGAAGCGCGTAACAAAGGAAAACGTAAAACATCTATGGTATTGATGCAACTCTGGCTCACTACTGCATCATGAACCGATAAGGTCCCATAGAATGGCTTATTTTCTGCCAATTTATCCTGTGCGATCATACAAGGTGGTTAGGGAGGGCACCTGACGGGGAATATAAAATAGATTTTGCCCGTTTGCGCAGCCTAAATAGATTAACTTATTGTTATCAACAATACGTCTGCGAAGATGTGTTGGCTAACCCGGTGAGCCAGACTGACTGCGTGTTGCCAATAGAGAAGAATCTTTAGGTCTTGCACATTGTCAGAGGTATACCCCCGCTTTTTTGTGTCTCCAGCTATTTAAATGTTTATGCGTAAGATTTCCAGGTATGCACAGCTTTTTGTTTTAGGATTGATGGTGCTGGTTGCGGGCTGTGACAGTGGCGCTAATGACGTAGAGAGCAGTATTGTTGAAGGAGTAGACCTCGACGAGGTTTTTGCGCCGGCGCAGGCCAGCGAAATTCAAGCTGTGCTCAATGATTGGAGCCAGCGTGATGTTTCAGCGCAAGGTGTGGTTGAGGTTGCTTCAGACACCATAACGTTTACGAACGGAAGCCAGAGTATTTATCGCATTGTCTCGCATCAGGTGGGGGGCAACACGCACTTTGGGGCTATTGTGGTGCCGGCTGGTGCAACACCGGGAAGCCTGCCGGTTGTCGTGTACAACCATGGCGGTGATGAGGGCGAAAACCTTGATGCAACGCTGGGATTGCTGGCATTTGGAGTAAACGAAATTGTTGATCAGTTCGTTTTTGTGGTACCAGCGTTTCGTAGCGAGTCGCTGACACTGGATGGTCAGACCTACCAGGCGGAAGGGACTGAAAGCCCGTGGGATTATGATGTTGATGATGCGCTGGCTTTGCTTAATGTAGCCCTGGAAACAACCTCGGCAATAGATTCTACGCGTATTGCCGCGCTTGGCTTTAGTCGCGGTGGCGGTGTTGCCTTGCTTATGTCAATTCGTGATCCGCGTATTGAACTGGTATCCGAATTTTTTGGCCCAACCGATTTTTTCCTGGCTGATATTCGAGATAGTTTTAGTGAGGCATTGTTAGGGAATCCGCGTGCGTTGCCTGGTTCGACGTATCTGGATGATAATTATATCCAACCGTTGCGCCGGGGCGATATTACTGTAGCTGAAGCGCGTGCTGAACTCGTTCGCCGTTCAGCGGTGCTTTTTGCAGAGCGGTTGCCCAAAGTACAGATCTTGCATGGGGATGCCGATGAGGTTGTTGATGTAGCGCACGCACTGTCGCTCGCTGAAACGTTGCAGGATATGGGCCGGGGTGACGCTGAGCTTTCCTTTATGATATTCCCTGGTGCCGGCCACAACCCGCTGGAAATGCTCGGTAGCTTTGAACTGCTCGTGGATTTTATGGCGCAACTCACACCTGGCGCCGCCTGATTTGGGTAGGCATAGACAACACGCCTGCGGTAACGCTGCTATAGTAACCGCGCGTCTTTCCCCGCTCTTTTCAGGATAGCAATCTGTTCGTCCGTCAGGTCTTCTGGGGTGTGGACTTCCACTTTTACGTACAGGTCGCCTGTCTTTTTGCTTGTTTCTACCCCCTGGCCTTTGAGGCGCAGTTTGGTGCCATGCTGTGTGCCGGGTGGAATTTTAACTTTTATCCTGTTGCCATAGGCATTGATAACATCCCGGCTGATACCCAAAATTGCTTCAAGTGGGTTGATGGTGCAGGTAATGTGCAAGTCATCGCCGCGTCGTCTGTAGTACGCATGCGGTTCTACTTCAAATGTAACGTAGAGATTACCCGTTGTTGTCGCGCCAACCTGGCCTCGGCCTTTGAGTTTGATTTTAAAGCCCGGCCGCACGCCCCGCGGGATTTTAATACGTATAATTTCGCCGTGAGGCAGGGTAAGCTCGGTGCGGCCTCCGCGGAGTGCCTGGGTAAAGTTGAGGCGTACCCGCGTCTCTACGTCAAGGCTAGATCGCCGGCTTTTGGATTTTTCGCCGGGCCTTTTGGGTTCAGGCTCTGAGCCAAATATCCTGTTGATAAACCCTGAGAACCCACCAGAATCACCCCCCATCCCGAATACATCGTCAGGTGGCGGTGTTGGTCCCCTGCGCTCTCTGCGGACATACGTGCCGTCTGGGGCACGGTAAAACTGGTCGCCATTTGCTGACTGGTAGGGTGCAAACGGATCTTTTCTGAACTG contains:
- a CDS encoding lysophospholipid acyltransferase family protein, whose product is MLTFLLNIFYVLFFLVTSTFFITVALVIKLFTFLFDKRLVWVHRWASVWASFYLWLLPGWKVEAAGRDKIDPSATYVVVSNHQSMVDIMLGYRLFFHFKWVAKAELLKVPFIGWNMMLNRYVFVKRGDRKSILDMMKEAETHLRSGSSVYIFPEGTRSETGEVGKFKSGAFTLAKRVGLPVLPIALSGSASTLPKGQYWLEGRHNMKVEALDPIPASEVAALSTKELADRARNAILEAMVPVVKG
- a CDS encoding prolyl oligopeptidase family serine peptidase, which produces MRKISRYAQLFVLGLMVLVAGCDSGANDVESSIVEGVDLDEVFAPAQASEIQAVLNDWSQRDVSAQGVVEVASDTITFTNGSQSIYRIVSHQVGGNTHFGAIVVPAGATPGSLPVVVYNHGGDEGENLDATLGLLAFGVNEIVDQFVFVVPAFRSESLTLDGQTYQAEGTESPWDYDVDDALALLNVALETTSAIDSTRIAALGFSRGGGVALLMSIRDPRIELVSEFFGPTDFFLADIRDSFSEALLGNPRALPGSTYLDDNYIQPLRRGDITVAEARAELVRRSAVLFAERLPKVQILHGDADEVVDVAHALSLAETLQDMGRGDAELSFMIFPGAGHNPLEMLGSFELLVDFMAQLTPGAA
- a CDS encoding J domain-containing protein — protein: MAKPKNYYRILGISEKASPEEIKKSYRALARKYHPDRNPNQPDAEERFKSIQEAYDILSDPKRRKEYNQFRKDPFAPYQSANGDQFYRAPDGTYVRRERRGPTPPPDDVFGMGGDSGGFSGFINRIFGSEPEPKRPGEKSKSRRSSLDVETRVRLNFTQALRGGRTELTLPHGEIIRIKIPRGVRPGFKIKLKGRGQVGATTTGNLYVTFEVEPHAYYRRRGDDLHITCTINPLEAILGISRDVINAYGNRIKVKIPPGTQHGTKLRLKGQGVETSKKTGDLYVKVEVHTPEDLTDEQIAILKRAGKDARLL